The following coding sequences lie in one Eremothecium sinecaudum strain ATCC 58844 chromosome IV, complete sequence genomic window:
- the PFK1 gene encoding 6-phosphofructokinase subunit alpha (Syntenic homolog of Ashbya gossypii AEL208W; Syntenic homolog of Saccharomyces cerevisiae YGR240C (PFK1)), with translation MSVETVYGYGFRSLRTTDESLYASTVKFYRGLGFTVVKIYDKFKNPEDSILSLGTSHSSRKETWLESFKLSAIDADGFRVPQQEASNSNQSDGAMVKIRLVQEGIKGMDDAVDIKYYSADFEKFACDFPDREQVSKNTFKIIDPLGNNIFITSMPYLCNEKEVDAKFFTENVPQPWYEDEEEVTGDADDISLLKKSLHSAAKASEGKPKKKIAVMTSGGDSPGMNVAVRAVVRAGIYYGCDVYTVYEGYEGLLRGGDMLHKMGWADVRGWLSEGGTLIGTARCLAFKERVGMKKAAANLIEKGIDALIVCGGDGSLTGADLFRSLWPGLVEELVSEGRFTPAQVAQYRSLTIVGLVGSIDNDMSGTDSTIGAYSALERICEMVDYIHATAKSHSRAFIVEVMGRHCGWLALMAGIATAADYIFIPERAAEPDKWREDLKSVCKRHKNKGRRNITVIVAEGALDKDLKPITSEEVKDTLVEMGLDTRITTLGHVQRGGTAVAHDRWLATLQGVDAVKAVLEMTPDTPSPLIGILENKIIRMPLMESVKLTKEVATAIEAKDFDKAISLRDTEFIELYDNFISTTIKDDGSEFVPENERLRIGIVHVGAPSAALNAATRAASLYCLSHGHKPFAIMNGFSGLIQDGVVNELSWIDVENWHNLGGSEIGTNRSVAADDMGAVAYHFQKNQFDGLIIVGGFEGFKSLKQLHDARPQYPIFNIPMTLIPATVSNNVPGTEYSLGTDTCLNSLVNYTDAIKQSASATRRRVFVVEVQGGHSGYVASFTGLVTGAVSVYTPEQKIDLGTIKEDLALLQENFRHDQGENRNGKILIRNEQASSIYTTELIADIISESSKGRFGVRTAIPGHVQQGGVPSSKDRVAASRFAVKCVKFIESWNNKNTGDRSKDDKILRFKYVNGVKNYTVENESASAAVICVNGSTVSFKPIKDLWTRETNVELRKGHEIHWKEFNRIGDILSGRCNLRKEVSAKKLDSA, from the coding sequence ATGTCAGTTGAAACAGTATATGGATATGGGTTTAGATCATTAAGAACAACGGATGAATCCCTTTATGCTTCCACGGTGAAATTTTATAGGGGGCTAGGCTTCACAGTCGTTAAAATATATGATAAATTCAAAAACCCAGAAGATAGCATATTGTCACTAGGTACAAGTCACAGCTCTAGAAAGGAAACATGGTTAGAATCGTTTAAATTGTCTGCTATTGATGCAGATGGTTTTCGTGTTCCTCAGCAAGAGGCGTCTAATAGCAATCAGTCGGATGGTGCGATGGTTAAGATTCGGTTAGTTCAGGAAGGTATTAAAGGTATGGATGATGCTGTGGATATTAAGTACTATTCTGctgattttgaaaagtttgCTTGTGATTTCCCAGATCGTGAGCAGGTTTCAAAAAATACGTTTAAGATCATTGATCCGCTAGGAAATAATATTTTCATCACCAGCATGCCTTACCTGTGTAACGAGAAGGAAGTTGATGCTAAGTTCTTTACTGAAAACGTGCCGCAACCATGGTATGAggacgaagaagaagtcaCGGGCGACGCAGATGATATTTCATTGTTGAAAAAAAGCCTGCATTCGGCGGCAAAGGCATCTGAGGGCAAACCTAAGAAGAAGATTGCCGTGATGACTTCCGGCGGTGATTCTCCTGGTATGAACGTGGCTGTTCGTGCGGTTGTGAGAGCTGGTATATACTACGGATGTGATGTTTACACTGTCTACGAAGGTTACGAGGGTTTGTTACGTGGTGGGGATATGTTGCATAAAATGGGCTGGGCTGATGTCAGAGGCTGGTTGAGTGAGGGCGGTACTTTAATTGGTACTGCGCGTTGCTTGGCGTTCAAGGAGCGTGTAGGAATGAAGAAGGCTGCCGCCAATTTGATTGAAAAAGGGATTGACGCCTTGATTGTCTGCGGTGGTGATGGTTCTTTGACCGGTGCTGACTTGTTTAGATCGCTATGGCCCGGTTTAGTTGAGGAGCTTGTTTCTGAGGGAAGATTTACTCCAGCCCAAGTTGCGCAATACAGGAGCTTGACCATTGTTGGTTTGGTTGGGTCGATTGACAACGATATGTCTGGTACTGACTCTACCATTGGTGCATACTCAGCTTTGGAGCGTATCTGTGAGATGGTCGACTACATTCATGCTACTGCAAAATCGCATTCTCGTGCCTTTATTGTTGAGGTTATGGGTAGACACTGTGGTTGGTTAGCTTTGATGGCAGGTATTGCAACTGCTGCAGACTATATTTTCATTCCAGAAAGAGCTGCAGAGCCTGATAAATGGAGAGAAGACTTAAAGAGCGTCTGCAAGAGACACAAGAACAAGGGTCGCCGTAATATCACAGTTATTGTTGCCGAAGGTGCTTTGGACAAGGACTTGAAGCCAATTACCTCTGAGGAAGTTAAGGACACTTTGGTTGAAATGGGACTTGACACTAGAATTACTACCTTGGGCCACGTTCAAAGAGGTGGTACTGCCGTTGCGCACGACCGTTGGTTAGCTACCTTACAAGGTGTTGACGCCGTTAAGGCTGTGTTAGAGATGACTCCAGACACTCCATCACCTTTAATCGGTATCTTAGAGAACAAAATCATTAGAATGCCTTTGATGGAATCAGTCAAACTAACCAAAGAAGTTGCTACGGCCATTGAGGCAAAGGACTTTGACAAGGCTATCTCACTACGTGATACTGAATTTATAGAGCTTTATGACAATTTCATCTCGACCACGATCAAGGACGACGGTTCGGAATTCGTCCCTGAAAACGAGAGATTGAGAATCGGCATTGTACACGTTGGTGCTCCTTCTGCTGCCTTAAATGCCGCTACACGTGCAGCAAGTTTGTACTGTTTATCGCATGGCCACAAACCTTTTGCTATAATGAACGGTTTTTCTGGCTTGATCCAAGACGGTGTTGTCAATGAACTTTCCTGGATTGATGTCGAAAACTGGCACAATTTGGGTGGTTCCGAAATTGGTACTAACCGTTCTGTCGCTGCTGATGATATGGGTGCCGTTGCATACCATTTTCAAAAGAACCAATTTGACGGTTTAATCATTGTAGGTGGGTTTGAGGGTTTCAAGTCTTTGAAGCAGTTGCACGATGCTAGACCACAGTACCCAATTTTCAACATTCCAATGACTTTGATACCAGCTACTGTCTCAAACAATGTTCCAGGAACAGAATATTCACTTGGTACTGACACTTGCTTGAACTCTTTGGTTAACTATACCGATGCCATCAAGCAATCCGCTTCCGCCACCAGAAGAAGAGTTTTTGTGGTCGAAGTTCAAGGTGGCCACTCTGGTTACGTTGCCTCCTTTACCGGTTTGGTTACCGGTGCGGTTTCTGTGTATACTCCAGAACAGAAAATCGACTTGGGAACCATTAAGGAGGATTTAGCCTTATTGCAGGAGAACTTCCGTCACGACCAAGGTGAAAACCGTAACGGTAAAATCTTGATCAGAAATGAACAGGCGTCTTCTATCTACACGACTGAGCTAATAGCTGATATAATTTCGGAATCCTCAAAGGGCAGATTTGGCGTTAGAACTGCCATCCCAGGTCATGTCCAGCAGGGTGGTGTACCATCTTCCAAGGACAGAGTTGCAGCCTCCAGGTTCGCTGTCAAATGTGTCAAATTCATTGAGAGCTGGAACAACAAAAATACTGGAGACCGCAGCAAGGATGACAAGATACTTAGATTCAAATACGTTAATGGTGTCAAAAATTACACAGTCGAAAACGAATCCGCCTCAGCTGCCGTCATCTGTGTTAATGGATCCACAGTTTCCTTCAAGCCAATTAAAGACCTATGGACTAGAGAAACTAATGTAGAACTAAGAAAAGGTCATGAAATCCACTGGAAAGAATTCAATAGAATTGGTGATATATTGTCTGGCAGGTGTAACTTAAGAAAAGAGGTCTCTGCTAAGAAGCTAGACTCCGCCTAA
- the CLA4 gene encoding serine/threonine protein kinase CLA4 (Syntenic homolog of Ashbya gossypii AEL205W; Syntenic homolog of Saccharomyces cerevisiae YNL298W (CLA4) and YOL113W (SKM1)): MSLSAAAREISDSDFQDIGPAPKPPPMAFNMTKPIMKNRSQLDVSGGNGGHFGINQQNSVGLQKKKSGWVSYKEDGLLSFLWQKRYLDMNETYLSVYKSNSKDDIVLQVPLTAIVSVSRNQLKQHCFEVVRLTERSASQSSSGSENASKKSIYFATKTELELHHWLDFIFSKCPLLSGVSSPTNFTHKVHVGFDPETGSFVGMPLNWEKLLKHSRITGEDWNNNSAAVIQVLQFYQEYNSGVTSQVSISPSKNPQKTSLTSNQAPLGIDSKAQGPNDKKGTPATPQKEQPSQVPKTSLFTVNSASSSSKRSPTVAQPKKEAPLQPVLYAEGLFGAFPSMANKHPANYSKQKSSFPPISAPSPVDATPSTHGKTPKTNVPISNPPPTPTPQLQLNSSREQYPKVKVTAQTLPSGKKNPITDSPLYNYEAPKPSSPIPAAPMKLVPPLRLQPQRPAPNRPPQLLNTKDSAPAKVPQPVKPYGNVAAQPSYKDPKKPEAVPGPGGPSVTRPKKTSPAMSTAEIMAKLQAVTFNTDTTPFFQMIEKAGQGASGSVYLAKRLKDPPQDENNAVHNHMANGRVGEKVAIKQMILSKQPRKELIVNEIMIMKASQHKNIVNFLEAYLKTDDDLWVVMEYMEGGSLTDVIENAMSGDASKCSMTEGQVAYIVRETCQGLNFLHSKQIIHRDIKSDNVLLDKMGRVKITDFGFCAKLTDKRKKRATMVGTPYWMAPEVVKQREYDEKVDVWSLGIMTIEMLEGEPPYLNEEPLKALYLIATNGTPKLKRPDLLSLEIKRFLSVCLCVDVRYRASTEELLHHSFFERSCQPSELATLLKWNKNNS; this comes from the coding sequence ATGTCGCTTTCCGCAGCTGCTAGAGAAATATCAGATTCAGATTTCCAAGATATCGGACCGGCGCCGAAGCCACCACCTATGGCATTTAATATGACCAAACCTATAATGAAAAATAGAAGTCAGTTAGATGTCAGTGGTGGTAATGGTGGTCATTTTGGTATTAACCAGCAGAATTCGGTGGGattgcagaagaagaagtcgGGCTGGGTGTCGTATAAGGAGGATGGGCTACTTTCTTTCTTGTGGCAGAAGCGGTACTTGGATATGAACGAAACTTATCTTTCCGTTTACAAGAGTAATTCTAAGGATGATATTGTGTTGCAGGTTCCATTGACTGCTATTGTTAGTGTTTCGAGAAATCAGCTGAAACAGCATTGTTTTGAGGTGGTTAGGTTGACCGAAAGATCCGCAAGTCAGTCGTCGAGTGGTTCCGAAAACGCATCAAAAAAATCTATATATTTTGCTACTAAGACTGAATTGGAGTTGCACCACTGGTTGGATTTTATATTTTCCAAGTGCCCGTTGTTGAGCGGTGTTTCATCGCCTACGAACTTTACCCATAAGGTACACGTAGGATTTGATCCGGAAACAGGTTCATTTGTGGGAATGCCACTAAACTGGGAGAAACTGTTGAAGCACTCTAGGATTACTGGCGAAGATTGGAACAACAATTCTGCAGCTGTCATTCAAGTCTTGCAATTCTACCAGGAGTATAACAGCGGGGTTACCAGTCAGGTTTCAATATCTCCCTCAAAAAACCCTCAAAAAACTTCATTGACCAGCAACCAGGCTCCCCTTGGGATTGATTCAAAAGCACAGGGTCCAAATGACAAGAAAGGTACACCAGCTACGCCGCAAAAAGAGCAACCATCGCAAGTACCCAAAACTTCTTTGTTTACCGTCAATTCTGCATCATCGTCCTCTAAGCGGTCACCGACTGTAGCACAACCTAAGAAAGAGGCACCTTTGCAACCTGTACTATATGCAGAAGGGCTATTTGGAGCATTTCCTTCTATGGCTAATAAGCATCCAGCTAACTATAGTAAGCAAAAATCCTCTTTCCCTCCCATCAGCGCTCCATCTCCAGTGGATGCAACTCCATCAACCCATGGTAAAACTCCAAAGACAAATGTCCCTATTTCCAACCCACCCCCAACTCCTACACCACAACTGCAATTGAATTCCTCCCGAGAACAGTATCCGAAGGTGAAGGTCACTGCTCAAACATTGCCATCAGGGAAGAAAAATCCGATCACTGATTCACCACTTTATAATTATGAAGCTCCAAAGCCTTCTAGCCCCATCCCGGCCGCTCCTATGAAACTAGTACCCCCATTGAGGCTGCAGCCCCAGCGTCCAGCTCCAAACCGACCTCCTCAGTTGCTCAACACTAAAGATAGCGCCCCAGCTAAAGTACCTCAACCTGTTAAACCATATGGTAACGTAGCTGCACAACCTTCATATAAAGATCCTAAAAAGCCCGAAGCTGTTCCTGGCCCTGGTGGCCCAAGTGTTACCAGGCCGAAAAAAACCTCGCCGGCCATGTCTACTGCCGAAATAATGGCGAAATTGCAGGCTGTTACTTTCAACACTGACACCACACCATTTTTCCAGATGATTGAAAAAGCTGGTCAAGGTGCCAGTGGATCTGTTTACCTTGCCAAGAGATTAAAGGATCCTCCTCAAGATGAAAACAATGCTGTGCATAATCATATGGCTAATGGCCGTGTGGGAGAGAAAGTTGCCATAAAGCAGATGATACTATCGAAGCAACCTCGTAAGGAACTAATTGTTAACGAAATAATGATTATGAAGGCCTCCCAACATAAAAATATTGTAAATTTCCTCGAGGCATACTTGAAAACGGATGATGACCTTTGGGTAGTTATGGAATATATGGAAGGTGGTTCCCTAACGGATGTCATTGAGAATGCAATGTCAGGCGATGCCTCCAAATGCAGTATGACTGAAGGTCAGGTTGCATATATTGTTCGTGAAACATGCCAGGGACTGAACTTTCTTCATAGTAAACAAATCATTCATAGAGATATCAAGTCCGACAACGTTTTGCTTGATAAAATGGGAAGAGTGAAGATAACTGACTTTGGCTTTTGCGCAAAGTTGACCGATAAGAGAAAAAAGCGGGCTACTATGGTTGGTACTCCATATTGGATGGCACCTGAGGTTGTGAAACAACGGGAGTACGATGAAAAGGTTGATGTGTGGTCATTAGGTATTATGACAATTGAGATGCTAGAAGGTGAACCTCCATACCTAAATGAAGAGCCGTTGAAAGCATTGTATCTGATCGCAACTAATGGCACACCAAAGTTAAAGCGTCCAGATTTACTTTCTTTGGAAATTAAGCGATTCTTGAGTGTCTGTTTGTGTGTGGATGTAAGATACAGAGCTTCAACGGAGGAACTATTACACCATTCGTTTTTTGAAAGAAGTTGCCAGCCAAGCGAGCTCGCAACTTTACTCAAATGGAACAAGAACAATTCTTAA
- the PTH4 gene encoding Pth4p (Syntenic homolog of Ashbya gossypii AEL206C; Syntenic homolog of Saccharomyces cerevisiae YOL114C), whose protein sequence is MRAIGLAIAATSNLAVRLMLPVRFSSTVASGTCSAKRWLEQLCWRNIPNTIYKTQYDRSSGPGGQNVNKVNSKCTLTINDFSKCSWFPIEIRQQVIEKNLRYYAKKQDKLVVQSDSCRSRERNKEECLKRLAEEVRNIVFFAEPVSEATTKKWEKIRSQADKERMLQKKRRSDKKSSRSRDWNSWE, encoded by the coding sequence ATGCGAGCTATTGGTCTTGCTATAGCGGCTACCAGTAACTTGGCTGTACGACTGATGCTTCCGGTACGGTTCTCTTCTACTGTTGCATCAGGAACTTGTAGTGCGAAGCGATGGTTGGAGCAATTATGTTGGCGAAATATACCAAACACAATATATAAAACGCAGTACGATAGGTCTAGTGGTCCGGGTGGCCAGAATGTGAATAAGGTTAACAGCAAGTGTACTTTGACTATTAATGACTTTTCTAAATGTAGCTGGTTTCCTATAGAAATTCGTCAACAAGTTATCGAAAAGAACTTAAGATACTACGCTAAGAAGCAAGATAAGTTAGTTGTTCAGAGTGATAGCTGCAGGTCGCGGGAACGTAATAAGGAAGAGTGCTTGAAACGACTAGCTGAAGAGGTTCGGAATATTGTGTTCTTCGCTGAGCCTGTTTCTGAGGCGACTACGAAGAAATGGGAAAAGATACGTAGTCAGGCCGACAAGGAACGGATGCttcagaagaagaggagaaGTGATAAAAAGAGTTCCAGGTCTCGGGATTGGAATAGTTGGGAATGA
- the TRF5 gene encoding non-canonical poly(A) polymerase TRF5 (Syntenic homolog of Ashbya gossypii AEL207W; Syntenic homolog of Saccharomyces cerevisiae YNL299W (TRF5) and YOL115W (PAP2)): protein MASNIKVSDTNIEKKNKSIAKKKRNMKTQEDISTEKSSNWNNNDKIPKRIRKSSLVKAQKKFAIFDDTREHENKYEALSLSTSDQEEVIILDDEEKSGTNVTKSIKVVHVDDEQNNKSNNEAKKVKLNGGLEQNADFIGFSSSDGEQDASDEDSADVETENERSSSDVKVLGFNSEYPWILNRDHSKQREIADWLTLEIKDFISYISPSREEIRQRNEAISKLKAAVRSFWPDADLLCFGSYATDLYLPGSDIDCVVNSKGGDKQNKNALYSLASYLRRNGLATQVTVIAKARVPIIKFVEPQSQIHIDLSFERTNGVEAAKIIRGWLSETRGLRELVLIVKQFLHARKLNDVHIGGLGGFSIICLVYSFLQLHPRIICRDIDPMQNLGVLLIDFFELYGKNFGYDDVGITVTDNQVGYIMKRDHPELTQNLRGSFNLVIQDPGDPCNNISRGSFNVRDIKKAFAGAFDLLTNRCFELDASTFKHRVGKSILGNVIKYNGAKRDFKDERGLVINQAIRENEEFHQMRGRIVRTEYEGEFIDLSDEEEDLYKLEPAKKKVKTTKKNSKAPSIAESNNSDQSDGYDPAGNQALATTPRNGVEGKGDGYVPGKTTTYKNNVDKLMGLDNDDPDDYQPTFANEPSEEEEDDYNPRVDKVNKRKYWLNKGKSM, encoded by the coding sequence ATGGCGTCAAATATCAAGGTATCTGACACTAATAttgagaagaagaataaATCTATAGCCAAGAAAAAACGAAATATGAAGACTCAGGAGGATATATCAACTGAAAAATCATCGAATTGGaataataatgataaaATACCCAAAAGAATAAGAAAGTCCTCATTAGTAAAAGCTCAAAAGAAATTCGCTATATTTGACGATACTAGAGAGCATGAAAATAAATATGAAGCATTATCATTGAGTACTTCTGACCAAGAAGAAGTAATAATATTAGACGATGAGGAAAAGTCCGGTACAAATGTAACAAAAAGTATAAAAGTTGTTCATGTGGATGATGAACAGAATAATAAATCTAATAATGAAGCGAAGAAGGTGAAGTTAAACGGCGGGCTGGAGCAAAATGCAGATTTTATTGGGTTTAGTTCAAGTGATGGTGAGCAGGATGCTTCCGACGAGGATAGCGCAGATGTGGAAACTGAGAATGAAAGGTCATCTTCAGATGTTAAAGTACTTGGTTTTAACTCCGAGTATCCATGGATTTTGAATCGTGATCATTCGAAACAGCGTGAGATAGCGGATTGGTTGACTTTAGAAATCAAGGACTTCATTTCGTATATTTCCCCTAGTAGAGAGGAAATTAGGCAGCGTAATGAGGCCATCTCAAAGCTTAAGGCTGCTGTAAGGAGCTTTTGGCCTGATGCGGACTTACTCTGTTTTGGTTCTTACGCTACTGATTTGTACTTGCCGGGCTCTGATATCGACTGCGTGGTAAATAGCAAAGGAGGTGATAAACAAAATAAGAATGCCTTATACTCCCTGGCTTCCTACCTGAGGAGGAACGGTCTGGCAACGCAAGTAACGGTCATTGCGAAAGCCAGAGTGCCGATCATCAAGTTCGTAGAGCCTCAATCGCAGATTCATATTGACTTATCTTTCGAAAGAACGAACGGTGTAGAAGCCGCAAAGATCATCCGCGGTTGGCTATCGGAAACGCGTGGCCTTCGTGAATTGGTTCTGATAGTAAAGCAGTTTTTGCATGCAAGGAAACTTAACGATGTGCATATAGGTGGCCTGGGAGGCTTCAGCATCATCTGTCTAGTCTATTCTTTCCTACAGTTACATCCTAGGATAATATGCAGGGATATTGACCCAATGCAGAACTTGGGAGTGCTGCTGATCGACTTCTTTGAGCTCTACGGCAAGAACTTTGGTTATGACGATGTAGGCATCACAGTCACAGACAATCAGGTGGGGTATATCATGAAAAGGGACCATCCCGAACTTACGCAAAACCTGCGAGGCAGTTTCAATCTCGTTATTCAAGACCCCGGAGATCCATGTAACAATATCAGCAGGGGCTCGTTTAACGTGCGTGATATCAAGAAGGCTTTTGCAGGAGCTTTCGACCTTCTAACGAATAGATGCTTCGAACTAGACGCCTCCACATTCAAGCATCGTGTGGGCAAGAGTATTTTAGGCAATGTTATCAAGTATAATGGTGCTAAGAGAGACTTTAAAGACGAGAGAGGCCTTGTTATCAACCAAGCGATCCGTGAAAACGAAGAATTCCACCAGATGCGCGGCAGAATCGTACGCACTGAGTATGAAGGCGAGTTTATCGACTTAAGCGATGAAGAGGAGGACCTATACAAACTGGAACCTGCTAAAAAGAAGGTAAAAACCACTAAGAAAAATAGCAAAGCCCCCTCGATTGCGGAGTCTAATAACAGCGACCAAAGCGACGGCTACGATCCTGCAGGAAATCAGGCTCTAGCAACCACTCCACGTAACGGTGTCGAGGGCAAGGGCGACGGTTACGTCCCTGGCAAAACAACTACCTACAAGAATAACGTTGACAAATTGATGGGCCTTGACAATGACGACCCCGACGACTATCAGCCTACGTTCGCCAATGAGCCTTccgaagaagaagaggacGACTACAATCCAAGAGTTGATAAAGTTAACAAACGCAAATATTGGCTAAATAAGGGCAAGTCTATGTAA